Proteins from a genomic interval of Rosa chinensis cultivar Old Blush chromosome 2, RchiOBHm-V2, whole genome shotgun sequence:
- the LOC112184440 gene encoding protein FAR1-RELATED SEQUENCE 1-like, protein MAYNENTIKKASSIFKGDKRVITFLSKCTNNYEEEDEFLVVWEAMLNEYSAHENPWLSSIFQLKEKWAKPYVKWAWSVGMHTTKLSESFNASVKPYVKSDYDVVQFFKHFDRLLNDKQYKELEAEYALCYKLPAIEIFSSMVIKAVNIHTKAVFEKFQIQYEKALDYNLVGCIQDDDDIVYKVAFNGHPNERCVRVKKDQSVSCSCRLFEIEGILCRHAIKFFTNYMNVKEIPDQYILKRWTRKARSERVKDMYGQDIQVDTNLQQTSWYKSLSSISTKISSRAAEREETYKFVVHHLGELRKAIEDILC, encoded by the coding sequence ATGGCATATAATGAAAATACCATTAAGAAAGCAAGTAGTATATTCAAGGGTGATAAACGGGTCATCACCTTCTTATCAAAATGTACGAATAACtatgaagaggaggatgagTTCCTAGTTGTGTGGGAAGCAATGCTTAATGAATACAGTGCGCATGAAAATCCTTGGTTAAGTAGTATATTTCAATTAAAGGAGAAATGGGCAAAACCGTATGTCAAGTGGGCATGGTCTGTTGGAATGCATACCACCAAATTAAGTGAGAGTTTCAATGCTAGCGTAAAACCATATGTTAAGTCAGACTATGATGTGGTTCAGTTTTTCAAGCACTTTGACAGATTGCTCAATGATAAGCAGTATAAAGAGTTAGAGGCAGAGTATGCTTTGTGCTACAAGTTACCTGCTATTGAGATATTTTCTTCAATGGTGATCAAGGCTGTAAATATTCACACTAAAGCTGTGTTTGAAAAATTCCAGATTCAGTATGAGAAGGCTCTTGATTATAACTTAGTCGGATGTATTCAAGATGATGATGACATTGTGTATAAAGTTGCCTTTAATGGTCATCCAAATGAGAGATGTGTTAGGGTGAAGAAAGACCAATCCGTGTCATGTAGTTGTAGGTTGTTTGAGATTGAAGGTATTTTGTGTCGGCATGCAATAAAATTCTTTACTAACTACATGAATGTCAAAGAAATTCCTGATCAGTATATTCTAAAAAGATGGACAAGAAAAGCAAGATCTGAAAGAGTGAAAGACATGTATGGCCAAGACATCCAAGTAGATACCAACCTACAACAAACATCTTGGTACAAGTCTCTAAGTTCCATATCCACCAAGATTTCATCTCGGGCCGCTGAGAGAGAAGAGACATATAAGTTTGTTGTTCATCATTTGGGGGAACTAAGAAAAGCTATTGAAGACATATTATGTTAA